A part of Oncorhynchus clarkii lewisi isolate Uvic-CL-2024 chromosome 17, UVic_Ocla_1.0, whole genome shotgun sequence genomic DNA contains:
- the LOC139371365 gene encoding monocarboxylate transporter 1-like, with translation MPPAMGGPQGYTPPEGGWGWAVVVGAFISIGFSYAFPKSITVFFKEIEVIFDCTSSQVSWISSIMLAVMYAGGPISSILVNKYGSRPVMMCGGFLSGCGLIAASFCNSVEGLYFCVGVVGGLGLAFNLNPALTMIGKYFYHKRPIANGIAMAGSPVFLSTLAPLNSWFFDQFGWRGSFLILGGLLFNCCVAGSLMRPIGPKPQPAVKSENAAKESTTCGQKCNSFIDLSLFKHRGFVLYLMGNVIMFFGLFSPLVFLSNFAKSRDIPKEKAAFLLSVLAFVDMVARPSMGIVANTKWIRPRVQYFFACSVLLNGVCHVLAPISVDYTGFVIYAIFFGFAFGWLSAVLFETLMDLVGTQRFSSAVGLVTIVECGPVLLGPPMLGKFKDIYNDYQYTYQSCGVILIIASVFLFVGMGTNYRLLDKEKKEEERKAKLEGKEEESNKDNASKEATNDRVRAVDETKTAEDII, from the exons ATGCCGCCTGCCATGGGAGGACCCCAGGGGTACACCCCTCCAGAGGGGGGCTGGGGCTGGGCAGTAGTGGTGGGAGCCTTCATCTCCATCGGCTTCTCCTATGCCTTTCCCAAGTCCATAACCGTCTTCTTCAAGGAGATTGAGGTCATTTTCGACTGCACCAGCAGCCAGGTGTCATGGATCTCCTCCATCATGCTGGCAGTGATGTATGCCGGAG GTCCTATCAGCAGTATCCTGGTTAATAAGTATGGGAGTCGTCCCGTCATGATGTGTGGAGGATTCCTGTCCGGCTGTGGACTGATTGCTGCCTCCTTCTGCAACTCAGTGGAAGGACTTTACTTCTGTGTGGGAGTGGTCGGAG GTTTGGGACTGGCATTCAATCTGAACCCAGCCCTTACTATGATTGGGAAGTACTTCTACCATAAGCGGCCCATCGCCAATGGAATCGCCATGGCAGGCAGCCCAGTGTTCCTATCCACCCTGGCCCCTCTCAACAGCTGGTTCTTTGACCAGTTTGGTTGGAGGGGCAGCTTCCTGATACTGGGAGGCCTGCTGTTCAACTGCTGCGTCGCTGGTTCTCTCATGAGACCCATCGGACCAAAACCACAGCCTGCAgtgaaaagtgaaaatgctgccaaGGAGAGTACGACGTGTGGGCAGAAGTGTAACAGCTTTATCGACCTCTCGCTGTTCAAACACCGGGGCTTCGTGCTCTACCTCATGGGTAACGTCATCATGTTCTTTGGTCTCTTCTCCCCACTAGTGTTCCTTAGTAACTTTGCCAAGAGCAGGGACATCCCCAAAGAGAAGGCAGCCTTCCTGCTGTCTGTTCTGGCCTTTGTGGACATGGTGGCCCGGCCCTCCATGGGCATTGTGGCCAATACAAAGTGGATACGACCCAGGGTGCAGTACTTCTTTGCCTGCTCTGTGCTGTTGAACGGTGTGTGCCACGTCCTGGCGCCCATCTCCGTGGACTACACAGGATTCGTTATCTATGCCATCTTCTTTGGCTTTGCCTTTGGCTGGCTGAGTGCAGTGCTGTTTGAGACGCTCATGGACCTGGTGGGAACGCAGCGCTTCTCCAGTGCAGTGGGACTGGTCACCATTGTGGAGTGTGGGCCTGTCTTGTTAGGTCCCCCTATGTTAG GGAAATTCAAAGACATCTACAATGACTACCAATACACCTACCAGAGCTGTGGGGTGATCCTTATCATTGCCAGTGTGTTCCTGTTCGTGGGGATGGGTACCAACTACCGGTTGTTGGACAAagagaaaaaggaggaggaaaggaaggctAAACTGGAGGGAAAAGAAGAAGAGTCCAACAAGGACAATGCTTCCAAAGAAGCCACCAATGACAGGGTGAGAGCAGTTGACGAGACAAAAACTGCAGAAGACATAATCTAA